Proteins from a genomic interval of Verrucomicrobium sp.:
- a CDS encoding family 1 glycosylhydrolase, with translation MSSRRPPETVWPGNLPHPASTHAASQHDFLWGVSSSAEQHEGGFNGPLQPQTNWAWAEREGRVAPSGEAAGFWTRAEEDFARCREMGLNAFRLGLSWSRIQPGQPAPDRLAPPPRTAPPFDPEALRRYAEILTACQAAGLEPVVTLHHFAHPAWLGLDAWLYPETIDYYLDYVRETALYLLKHLRRDLDGRGGPPRYFITINEPNVLSLCTYLSSAFPSGRRGPRAALRCMAHLLEAHLRARRLLHALYAEHDPLGPAPQVSFNNYCNDLYWFDQGWLDLLFARAQGVPRGRLSAHLREQAGAFEASLLRARIPIRSPLRRWLGEALKRAHHGLARLCAIDESWERLADLVYESPDAPVDFLAIDYYDPFVAHALRWPHWNDEDPLQKTRRRPFRERLFDGMMAKWWDWKVLPEGLDFFLRAVERFHLPVLIAENGMATRSDLERHHPRPDGLRRSDYIRQHLAVVRRMKRDGWPLIGYLHWSLVDNYEWGTYAPRFGLFTTAREPSPGDDAAAAYAEEIAATRLDFSRPDPDFFPRP, from the coding sequence ATGAGCAGCCGCCGCCCCCCGGAAACTGTCTGGCCGGGAAACCTGCCCCATCCCGCCAGCACCCACGCCGCCTCCCAGCACGACTTCCTCTGGGGCGTCTCCTCCTCCGCCGAGCAGCACGAGGGCGGTTTCAACGGCCCCCTGCAGCCGCAGACGAACTGGGCCTGGGCGGAGCGGGAGGGGCGCGTGGCCCCTTCCGGGGAGGCGGCCGGGTTCTGGACCCGCGCGGAGGAGGACTTTGCCCGCTGCCGGGAGATGGGGCTCAACGCCTTCCGCCTGGGCCTCTCCTGGTCCCGCATCCAGCCGGGCCAGCCCGCGCCGGACCGCCTGGCGCCCCCTCCCCGCACCGCCCCGCCCTTCGACCCGGAGGCGCTCCGCCGCTACGCGGAGATCCTCACCGCCTGCCAGGCGGCGGGGCTGGAGCCGGTCGTCACCCTGCACCACTTCGCCCACCCGGCGTGGCTAGGCCTGGACGCCTGGCTTTATCCGGAAACGATCGACTACTACCTGGACTACGTGCGGGAAACCGCGCTCTACCTGCTAAAGCATCTCCGCCGGGACCTGGACGGGCGCGGCGGGCCGCCCCGCTACTTCATCACCATCAACGAGCCGAACGTCCTCTCCCTCTGCACCTACCTGAGCAGCGCCTTCCCCTCCGGCCGGCGCGGCCCCCGGGCCGCCCTCCGCTGCATGGCCCACCTGCTGGAGGCCCACCTGCGCGCCCGGCGGCTCCTCCACGCCCTCTACGCGGAACACGATCCGCTGGGCCCCGCTCCGCAGGTTTCCTTCAACAATTACTGCAACGACCTCTACTGGTTCGACCAAGGGTGGCTCGACCTCCTCTTCGCCCGCGCGCAGGGGGTGCCCCGGGGGCGCCTGTCGGCGCACCTGCGGGAGCAGGCCGGCGCCTTCGAGGCCTCCCTCCTCCGCGCCCGGATTCCCATCCGCTCGCCGCTGCGCCGGTGGCTGGGGGAGGCCCTCAAGCGCGCCCACCACGGCCTGGCCCGCCTCTGCGCGATCGACGAGAGCTGGGAGCGCCTGGCCGACCTGGTCTATGAATCGCCCGACGCGCCCGTCGACTTCCTGGCGATCGACTACTACGACCCCTTCGTCGCCCACGCCCTGCGCTGGCCGCATTGGAACGACGAGGACCCGCTGCAAAAGACCCGCCGCCGCCCCTTCCGCGAGCGCCTGTTCGACGGCATGATGGCGAAGTGGTGGGACTGGAAGGTCCTGCCGGAGGGGCTCGACTTCTTCCTGCGGGCCGTGGAGCGCTTTCACCTCCCCGTCCTCATCGCGGAGAACGGCATGGCCACGCGCTCCGACCTGGAGCGCCACCACCCCCGCCCGGACGGGCTGCGGCGGAGCGACTACATCCGGCAGCACCTCGCCGTCGTCCGGCGGATGAAGCGGGATGGCTGGCCCCTCATCGGCTACCTTCACTGGTCCCTGGTCGACAATTACGAGTGGGGCACCTACGCCCCGCGCTTCGGCCTTTTCACCACGGCGCGGGAACCCTCCCCCGGGGACGACGCGGCCGCCGCCTACGCGGAGGAAATCGCCGCCACGCGCCTTGACTTCTCCCGCCCGGACCCCGACTTTTTCCCCCGCCCATGA
- the fsa gene encoding fructose-6-phosphate aldolase, with amino-acid sequence MQIFIDSGDTKEIKEAASWGTVDGVTTNPSLAAKSGKNFKELIHEILQIVDGPVSAEVVSLNADEMVKEGKEYAAWHKNIVVKVPLIPEGLKAVKRFTEEGIKTNVTLCFNANQALLAAKAGATYVSPFVGRLDDISTDGMQLIRDIRVIFDNYGYETKILTASARSPMHFLEAAKIGSDVITAPFSVLQQIIKHPLTDSGLKKFLEDWEKTKSK; translated from the coding sequence ATGCAAATCTTCATCGATTCCGGGGATACGAAAGAAATCAAGGAAGCCGCCTCCTGGGGCACCGTCGATGGAGTGACGACCAACCCCTCCCTGGCCGCCAAGAGCGGAAAGAACTTCAAGGAGCTGATCCACGAGATCCTGCAGATCGTCGACGGCCCGGTCAGCGCGGAAGTCGTCAGCCTCAACGCGGACGAGATGGTCAAGGAAGGCAAGGAATACGCCGCCTGGCACAAGAACATCGTCGTGAAGGTCCCCCTCATCCCCGAGGGGCTCAAGGCCGTGAAGCGCTTTACCGAGGAAGGCATCAAGACCAACGTCACCCTCTGCTTCAACGCGAACCAGGCCCTCCTGGCCGCCAAGGCCGGCGCCACCTACGTCAGCCCCTTCGTCGGCCGCCTGGACGACATCAGCACGGACGGCATGCAGCTGATCCGGGACATCCGCGTCATCTTCGACAACTACGGCTACGAGACGAAGATCCTCACCGCCTCCGCCCGCAGCCCGATGCACTTCCTGGAAGCGGCCAAGATCGGCAGCGATGTCATCACGGCTCCCTTCTCCGTCCTCCAGCAGATCATCAAGCACCCCCTGACCGACAGCGGCCTGAAGAAGTTCCTGGAAGACTGGGAAAAGACGAAGAGCAAGTAG
- a CDS encoding aspartate-semialdehyde dehydrogenase: protein MSRTYNVGVVGATGAVGQEVVRLLETRAFPIGELRLFASSRSAGKTLRFGGHELPLLPLTEEGMAGLDFVVFSAGAGRSRDFAPLAVKAGAVVIDNSSAYRMNPDVPLVVPEINPGDLAKHKGIVANPNCTAAILGTALWPLHQKAQITRIVVSTYQSASGAGAQAMAELEGQVKSYAAGAALEKSVFPHQIAFNVFSHNTPIGENGYNEEENKVREELRKMFHEPELPICATCVRVPVLRAHSESVVIETKKKLSPEEAREILSQAPGVRVVDNRDANHFPMPLEASGELDILVGRIREDLSHPHGLALFISGDQLLKGAAWNAVQIAETLAKG from the coding sequence GTGAGCCGGACCTACAACGTCGGCGTCGTCGGGGCGACCGGCGCGGTCGGCCAGGAGGTCGTGCGCCTTCTGGAGACGCGCGCCTTCCCCATCGGCGAGCTGCGCCTCTTCGCCTCCTCCCGCTCCGCGGGGAAGACCCTGCGCTTTGGCGGGCACGAGCTGCCGCTCCTCCCCCTGACGGAGGAGGGGATGGCGGGGCTCGACTTCGTCGTCTTCAGCGCCGGGGCGGGGCGCTCGCGCGACTTCGCTCCGCTGGCCGTGAAAGCCGGGGCCGTCGTCATCGACAACTCCTCCGCCTACCGGATGAACCCGGACGTCCCCCTCGTCGTCCCGGAGATCAACCCGGGCGACCTGGCCAAGCACAAGGGGATCGTCGCCAACCCGAACTGCACCGCCGCCATCCTGGGCACCGCCCTCTGGCCGTTGCACCAAAAGGCCCAGATCACCCGCATCGTCGTCTCCACCTACCAGTCCGCCTCAGGCGCGGGCGCGCAGGCCATGGCGGAGCTGGAAGGGCAGGTGAAGTCCTACGCCGCCGGCGCGGCGCTGGAAAAGAGCGTCTTTCCTCACCAGATCGCCTTCAACGTCTTCTCCCACAACACGCCGATCGGCGAGAACGGCTACAACGAGGAGGAGAACAAGGTCCGCGAGGAACTGCGGAAGATGTTCCACGAGCCGGAGCTGCCCATCTGCGCGACCTGCGTCCGCGTGCCGGTGCTCCGCGCCCACTCGGAATCGGTCGTCATCGAGACGAAGAAGAAACTCTCCCCGGAGGAGGCGCGCGAGATCCTTTCCCAGGCCCCTGGCGTCCGCGTCGTCGACAACCGGGACGCCAACCACTTCCCCATGCCGCTGGAGGCCAGCGGCGAGCTCGACATTCTGGTCGGCCGCATCCGGGAGGACCTCTCCCACCCGCACGGCCTGGCCCTCTTCATCAGCGGCGACCAGCTGCTGAAGGGCGCGGCCTGGAACGCCGTCCAGATCGCCGAGACGCTGGCGAAGGGTTAG
- a CDS encoding ATP-dependent DNA ligase, with protein MSWQVVHERGIRLPQVDLWLDPPFPVDRAFVSHAHFDHMARHRRVILTEGTSRLMAARMPAEREEIVLPYDTPYALDAETELRLYPAGHIHGSAQLWLRREGESLLYTGDFKLREGRSAEKCAVPQADVAILETTFGLPHYVFPPTEEVLKRIAGFCRAALEEGEVPVLLGYSLGKSQELLASLAEARLPLMLHPQTERMTKIYEAMGIVFPPYRSFDLPECAGRVVICPPQANGSAWLKRIRPRRVAAVTGWAMDPNAVYRYQCDAAFPLSDHADFPQLLEFIERVGPRRVYTVHGYAHEFAQTLRAQGIEAWALEGDNQTELFLAAPEPAVPVAFPLVPEAEAAPGTFAALAATAEAVGKVSGKLEKRDLLADYLGQLDADGLAAAAVFFTGRPFPSSAHLTLNLGSSLIRRAVLAIAGTHEGEFRALYRRFSDTGDTVEALLQGKTRPAPLPLPELEGWFRELAATSGPAQKVERLETMLRRLSAREGKYLSKIVTGDLRIGLKEGLVEEALARATGRPLEAVREANLLAGDLSAVARAALGDALASLQPSLFHPLQLMLASPEPDAAAVVERLGAPVWLEEKYDGIRCQIHKGAGAKGVELYSRELRRTTGQFPEIVRAAAGLPGELIADGEILAWEKGRALPFASLQKRLGRQGDDFFLGQEIPVTLLLYDLLWQDGESLLKLPLRERRARLEKLALPPGVGLAPRSLAADAVEVEAAFLRARERGNEGLMAKDPESPYTPGRRGLSWIKLKKAYATLDVVVVAVELGHGKRRDVLSDYTFAVRDEETGALLPVGKAYSGLTDAEIARLTEFFLEHTLETRGRRRIVDPQVVIEVAFNGIQSSDRHASGYALRFPRIARLRPDKSPAEIDTLQTCRRLAAGMEAAAPA; from the coding sequence GTGAGCTGGCAGGTCGTCCATGAAAGGGGGATTCGCCTGCCGCAGGTCGACCTGTGGCTCGATCCCCCCTTTCCCGTCGACCGGGCCTTCGTCTCCCACGCCCACTTCGACCACATGGCCCGCCATCGGCGGGTCATCCTGACGGAGGGGACCTCCCGCCTCATGGCGGCCCGGATGCCCGCGGAGCGGGAGGAGATCGTCCTGCCCTACGACACGCCCTACGCCCTCGACGCGGAGACGGAGCTGCGCCTCTACCCGGCGGGGCATATCCACGGCTCCGCCCAGCTCTGGCTGCGGCGGGAAGGGGAAAGCCTCCTTTACACCGGCGACTTCAAGCTGCGGGAAGGCCGCTCCGCCGAAAAGTGCGCCGTCCCGCAAGCCGACGTCGCCATCCTGGAGACGACCTTCGGCCTTCCCCACTATGTCTTCCCGCCCACGGAGGAAGTCCTGAAGCGGATCGCCGGATTCTGCCGCGCCGCGCTGGAGGAAGGGGAGGTGCCGGTCCTCCTGGGCTACTCCCTGGGGAAGAGCCAGGAGCTGTTGGCCAGCCTGGCCGAGGCCCGGCTCCCCCTCATGCTCCACCCGCAGACGGAGCGGATGACCAAGATCTACGAGGCGATGGGGATCGTCTTCCCGCCCTACCGCTCCTTCGACCTGCCGGAATGCGCCGGGCGCGTCGTCATCTGCCCGCCGCAGGCCAACGGTTCCGCGTGGCTCAAAAGGATCCGGCCCCGGCGCGTCGCGGCGGTGACCGGCTGGGCGATGGATCCCAACGCCGTCTACCGCTACCAGTGCGACGCGGCCTTCCCCCTTTCCGACCACGCCGATTTCCCGCAGCTCCTTGAATTCATTGAGCGGGTCGGTCCCCGACGGGTCTACACCGTCCACGGCTACGCGCACGAGTTCGCGCAGACCCTCCGCGCGCAGGGGATCGAGGCCTGGGCCCTGGAAGGGGACAACCAGACCGAGCTGTTCCTTGCCGCGCCGGAACCCGCCGTGCCGGTCGCCTTTCCCTTGGTCCCGGAAGCGGAGGCCGCGCCGGGGACCTTCGCCGCGCTGGCCGCCACGGCGGAGGCGGTGGGCAAGGTTTCCGGCAAATTGGAGAAGCGCGATCTCTTGGCCGATTACCTGGGGCAGCTCGATGCCGACGGCCTGGCCGCCGCGGCGGTCTTCTTCACCGGGCGGCCTTTCCCTTCCTCGGCCCACCTTACGCTCAACCTGGGCAGCTCCCTCATCCGCCGGGCGGTCCTGGCGATTGCGGGGACGCATGAGGGAGAGTTCCGCGCCCTCTATCGCCGTTTCAGCGACACGGGCGACACTGTGGAGGCGCTCCTGCAAGGCAAAACCCGGCCCGCGCCGCTGCCGTTGCCGGAGCTGGAAGGGTGGTTCCGGGAACTGGCCGCCACCTCCGGTCCCGCGCAGAAGGTCGAGCGGCTGGAGACGATGCTCCGCCGCCTCTCCGCCCGGGAAGGGAAGTATCTTTCCAAGATCGTCACAGGGGACCTCCGCATCGGCTTGAAGGAAGGCCTGGTGGAGGAGGCCCTCGCGCGGGCCACGGGCCGCCCGCTGGAAGCGGTGCGGGAAGCCAATCTCCTGGCGGGCGATCTGTCCGCCGTGGCCCGGGCCGCCTTGGGCGACGCGCTGGCTTCCCTTCAGCCCTCCCTCTTTCATCCGCTCCAGCTCATGTTGGCCAGCCCGGAGCCGGACGCGGCGGCGGTGGTCGAGCGGCTCGGCGCGCCGGTCTGGCTGGAGGAGAAATACGACGGCATCCGCTGCCAGATCCATAAAGGAGCAGGTGCGAAAGGCGTCGAGCTTTACTCCCGCGAGCTGCGCCGGACGACGGGCCAGTTCCCGGAGATCGTCCGCGCGGCCGCCGGGCTGCCGGGGGAGCTGATCGCCGACGGGGAGATCCTGGCTTGGGAAAAGGGCCGCGCCCTTCCCTTCGCCTCGTTGCAGAAGCGGCTGGGCCGCCAGGGGGACGACTTCTTCCTGGGGCAGGAGATCCCGGTCACCCTCCTCCTCTACGACCTCCTCTGGCAGGACGGGGAGAGCCTCCTCAAGCTCCCGCTGCGCGAGCGGCGCGCCCGGCTGGAAAAGCTGGCGTTGCCGCCCGGCGTGGGCCTGGCCCCGCGCTCCCTGGCCGCCGACGCGGTGGAGGTGGAGGCCGCCTTCCTCCGCGCCCGCGAGCGGGGGAACGAGGGGCTCATGGCGAAGGACCCGGAGAGCCCGTATACGCCGGGCCGCCGGGGCCTCTCCTGGATCAAGCTCAAGAAAGCCTACGCCACCCTCGACGTGGTCGTCGTCGCCGTCGAGCTGGGCCACGGCAAGCGGCGGGACGTCCTCTCCGACTACACCTTCGCCGTCCGGGACGAGGAGACCGGCGCGCTCTTGCCCGTCGGCAAGGCCTACAGCGGCCTGACCGACGCCGAGATCGCCCGGCTGACCGAGTTCTTTTTGGAACACACCCTGGAAACGCGCGGGCGGCGGCGGATCGTCGACCCGCAGGTGGTGATCGAGGTCGCCTTCAACGGCATCCAGTCGAGCGACCGGCACGCCTCCGGCTACGCCCTGCGCTTCCCGCGTATCGCCCGCCTGCGGCCGGACAAGAGCCCGGCGGAGATTGACACCCTGCAAACCTGCCGCCGCCTGGCGGCGGGCATGGAGGCGGCGGCCCCGGCATGA
- a CDS encoding DEAD/DEAH box helicase produces MKGLHPRILDWFEGKFGRFTAGQAGAIPEILEGRSVLLSAPTGTGKTLAAFLGVFDHLLRAQEAQVLPSGIVAVYVSPLRALAYDLQKNLQGPLEEIGLGFVRVGSRTGDTTAKERAAQRRRPPHILVTTPESLLLLLSQPKLADSFASLRYLVVDELHALAENKRGVHLMVSAERLEALAPRGLVRIGLSATIAPLEEMASYLGGGGKRPVIVAPPAEAERKTLIEVFSPLRRDPYPSAGYTAGRVMKELAALVAETRTTLIFTNTRSGAEGIGYGLKNAAPDLADRIEVHHASLDREIRLHVEDRLKRGELRAVVCSATLELGIDIGSVDLVVLISAPKGVARALQRIGRSGHAVDRVSRGILVATNINDLAECCVTARMAERRELEPVRIPRNNRDVLAQHLVALAAWGGFTPDAAFALVRRAYPYRDLPRGEFDRVLRYLAGGGKSLEQAYTETFGKVALAEGGALALPRPQVARQFYQNVGTIVSESMVRVRKGRRNLGEVEENFIKRVEPGGVFVLNGQTVRLVKTQFLTATVVDARGAVPNVPRWFANKMPLASGLAREVARMRERMARFFPEGGGPHDLAPAIEWLVEEYGITVRNAEALARQMAMQARVSVIPTTRELVAEIVREGNKVHYFLHSLIGRSANDALSRVLAWRVRRRKGGNALVTVDDYGLLLSLRDFQALDAEDWRALLNPEGAEADLRESLREADLVKWHFRGVAQTGLMVPRQVRGEARRPKVLQWSSDILFEVLQKHEPDHPLLEQAYEDATHGFLDIKRAVAFMEEALTLPVRWVPVERVSPFSFGIYVSGIKETMMMEDPETAIERLYHELYHDLERTADAA; encoded by the coding sequence ATGAAAGGCCTCCATCCCCGCATCCTGGATTGGTTCGAGGGGAAGTTCGGCCGCTTCACCGCCGGACAGGCGGGAGCGATCCCGGAGATCCTGGAAGGGCGCTCCGTCCTTCTTTCCGCCCCTACCGGAACGGGGAAGACCCTGGCCGCGTTCCTGGGCGTCTTCGACCACCTCCTGCGCGCGCAGGAGGCCCAGGTGCTCCCCTCCGGCATTGTCGCCGTCTACGTTTCCCCGCTGCGTGCCCTGGCCTACGACCTGCAGAAGAACCTCCAGGGCCCGCTGGAGGAGATCGGCCTCGGCTTCGTCCGCGTCGGCTCCCGCACGGGGGACACCACGGCGAAGGAGCGGGCCGCCCAGCGGCGGCGGCCGCCCCACATCCTCGTCACGACGCCGGAGAGCCTGCTCCTCCTCCTTTCCCAGCCGAAGCTGGCCGATTCCTTCGCCTCCCTGCGCTACCTGGTGGTCGACGAGCTGCACGCCCTGGCGGAGAACAAGCGGGGCGTTCATTTAATGGTGAGCGCCGAGCGGCTGGAAGCGCTGGCCCCGCGGGGCCTGGTCCGCATCGGCCTCTCCGCCACCATCGCGCCGCTGGAGGAAATGGCTTCCTACCTGGGAGGCGGGGGGAAGCGGCCCGTCATCGTCGCCCCGCCGGCGGAGGCGGAGCGGAAGACCCTCATCGAGGTTTTTTCCCCGCTCCGCCGGGATCCCTATCCGTCCGCGGGGTACACCGCCGGACGGGTCATGAAGGAGCTGGCCGCGCTGGTCGCGGAGACGCGGACGACGCTCATTTTCACCAACACGCGCAGCGGCGCGGAAGGGATCGGCTACGGGCTGAAAAACGCTGCCCCGGATCTGGCCGACCGGATCGAGGTCCACCACGCCTCGCTCGACCGGGAGATCCGCCTCCACGTGGAGGACCGGCTGAAGCGCGGGGAGCTGCGGGCCGTCGTCTGCTCCGCCACGCTGGAGCTGGGGATCGACATCGGCTCGGTCGACCTGGTCGTCCTCATCTCCGCGCCGAAGGGGGTGGCCCGGGCGCTGCAGCGGATCGGCCGCTCCGGCCACGCCGTCGACCGCGTCAGCCGGGGCATCCTGGTGGCGACGAACATTAACGATCTGGCCGAGTGCTGCGTCACCGCCCGCATGGCGGAGCGCCGGGAATTGGAGCCGGTCCGCATTCCGCGGAACAACCGGGACGTGCTGGCGCAGCACCTAGTGGCCCTGGCCGCCTGGGGCGGCTTCACGCCGGACGCCGCCTTCGCGCTGGTGCGGCGCGCCTATCCTTACCGCGATCTGCCGCGCGGGGAGTTCGATCGCGTCCTCCGCTACCTGGCAGGGGGCGGGAAAAGCCTGGAACAGGCTTACACGGAAACCTTCGGCAAGGTGGCCTTGGCGGAAGGCGGGGCGCTGGCGCTGCCCCGGCCCCAGGTGGCGCGGCAGTTCTACCAGAATGTCGGCACCATCGTCTCGGAGAGCATGGTCCGCGTGCGGAAGGGCCGCCGGAACCTGGGAGAGGTGGAGGAGAACTTCATCAAGCGGGTCGAGCCGGGCGGCGTCTTCGTCCTCAACGGGCAGACCGTCCGGCTGGTGAAGACGCAGTTCCTCACCGCCACCGTCGTCGATGCGCGCGGCGCGGTGCCGAACGTGCCGCGCTGGTTCGCCAACAAGATGCCTCTGGCCTCCGGCTTGGCCCGGGAGGTGGCGCGAATGCGGGAGCGGATGGCCCGTTTCTTTCCGGAGGGGGGCGGCCCGCACGACCTGGCGCCCGCGATCGAATGGCTGGTCGAGGAATACGGCATCACCGTCCGCAACGCGGAGGCCCTGGCCCGCCAGATGGCGATGCAGGCCCGCGTCTCCGTGATCCCCACCACGCGGGAGCTGGTCGCGGAGATCGTGCGGGAGGGGAACAAGGTCCACTACTTCCTCCACTCCCTCATCGGACGCTCCGCCAACGACGCGCTCTCCCGCGTGCTGGCCTGGCGCGTCCGGCGGCGGAAGGGGGGCAACGCCCTGGTCACCGTCGACGACTACGGTCTCCTCCTTTCCTTAAGGGACTTCCAGGCCCTCGACGCGGAGGACTGGCGCGCCCTCCTCAACCCGGAAGGGGCGGAGGCCGACCTGCGCGAGTCCCTGCGGGAGGCCGACCTGGTGAAATGGCACTTTCGCGGCGTGGCCCAGACCGGCCTCATGGTCCCGCGCCAGGTGCGCGGGGAGGCGCGGCGGCCCAAGGTCCTTCAGTGGAGCAGCGACATCCTCTTCGAGGTCCTGCAGAAGCACGAGCCCGACCACCCGCTCCTGGAACAGGCCTACGAGGACGCCACCCACGGATTCCTCGACATCAAGCGGGCTGTCGCATTTATGGAGGAGGCGCTGACGCTCCCCGTCCGCTGGGTGCCGGTGGAGCGGGTCAGCCCGTTTTCCTTCGGCATCTACGTGAGCGGGATCAAGGAGACGATGATGATGGAGGACCCGGAGACGGCCATCGAGCGCCTCTACCACGAGCTCTATCACGACCTGGAAAGGACCGCCGATGCCGCCTGA
- a CDS encoding 3-isopropylmalate dehydratase, producing the protein MSSKVISGPAFVVKDNIDTDQIIPAQYLMLVPTVPAEYDKLGSYALCGLPEGEYPTRFIAAGETKTKYPILIGGKNLGCGSSREHAPIALGAAGCKVAVAQSYARIFFRNCIATGEVFPYDIDERLVDEIKTGDHVEIDFDKDQLRANGKTYQLKPLGDVRPVIEAGGIFNYARQSGMIPSA; encoded by the coding sequence ATGAGCTCCAAAGTCATCTCCGGTCCGGCCTTCGTGGTGAAGGACAATATCGACACCGACCAGATCATCCCCGCCCAATACCTGATGCTGGTCCCCACCGTTCCGGCCGAATACGACAAGCTCGGCTCCTACGCCCTGTGCGGCCTGCCGGAGGGGGAATACCCCACCCGCTTCATCGCCGCGGGGGAGACGAAGACCAAGTACCCGATCCTCATCGGCGGAAAGAATCTGGGCTGCGGCTCCTCCCGCGAGCACGCCCCCATCGCCCTGGGCGCCGCCGGGTGCAAGGTGGCCGTCGCCCAGTCCTACGCCCGCATCTTCTTCCGCAACTGCATCGCCACCGGCGAGGTCTTCCCCTACGACATCGACGAGCGCCTGGTCGACGAGATCAAGACGGGCGACCACGTGGAGATCGACTTCGACAAGGACCAGCTGCGCGCCAACGGCAAGACCTACCAGCTCAAGCCCCTGGGCGACGTCCGCCCCGTCATCGAGGCGGGCGGCATCTTCAACTACGCCCGCCAGTCGGGCATGATCCCCTCCGCCTAG
- the leuB gene encoding 3-isopropylmalate dehydrogenase, translating into MGAHKIAVLAGDGIGPEVMSVTLPLLEKIGGRFGVSFEFTEALVGGAAIDAAGKALPEATVETCRAAEAILFGSVGGPKWEHLPPNEQPERAALLPLRKIFSLYANLRPAICYQELIHASPIKNELIPQGFDILVVRELTGGLYFGKPKETVATERGERAVDTMVYETPEIERITRSAFQAARGRRKRVTLVDKANVLETSLLWRKTVKRIAPEFPDVALDFVYVDNAAMQVVKNPAAYDVLLCENMFGDILSDEVAAVTGSLGLLPSASLGEGRFGLYEPSGGTAPDIAGKGIANPIAQILSAALLLRFSLGKEEAAAAIEGAVRRAIADGYRTGDIYSPGTKKVSTVEMGQAILERI; encoded by the coding sequence ATGGGCGCGCATAAGATCGCGGTGCTGGCCGGCGACGGCATCGGCCCGGAGGTGATGTCCGTTACCCTGCCGCTCCTGGAAAAGATCGGCGGGCGCTTCGGCGTTTCGTTCGAGTTCACGGAGGCCCTGGTCGGCGGCGCCGCCATCGACGCGGCGGGCAAGGCCCTGCCGGAGGCCACCGTGGAAACCTGCCGCGCGGCGGAAGCCATCCTCTTCGGCTCCGTCGGCGGGCCGAAGTGGGAACACCTCCCCCCCAACGAGCAGCCGGAGCGCGCCGCCCTCCTGCCGCTGCGGAAGATCTTTAGCCTCTACGCGAACCTCCGCCCGGCCATCTGCTACCAGGAGCTGATCCACGCCTCCCCGATCAAGAACGAGCTGATCCCCCAGGGCTTCGACATCCTCGTCGTCCGGGAGCTGACCGGCGGCCTCTACTTCGGCAAGCCGAAGGAGACCGTCGCCACGGAGCGCGGCGAGCGCGCCGTCGACACCATGGTTTACGAGACGCCGGAGATCGAGCGGATCACCCGCTCCGCCTTCCAGGCCGCCCGGGGCCGCCGCAAGCGCGTCACCCTGGTGGACAAGGCCAACGTCCTGGAAACCAGCCTCCTGTGGCGCAAGACGGTGAAACGGATCGCGCCGGAATTCCCGGACGTGGCCCTCGACTTCGTCTACGTCGACAATGCCGCCATGCAGGTGGTGAAGAACCCCGCCGCCTACGACGTGCTGCTGTGCGAAAACATGTTCGGCGACATCCTCAGCGACGAGGTGGCCGCCGTCACCGGCTCCCTGGGCCTCCTGCCCAGCGCCTCTTTGGGCGAGGGCCGCTTCGGCCTCTACGAGCCCTCCGGCGGCACCGCCCCGGACATTGCGGGGAAGGGAATCGCCAACCCGATCGCCCAGATCCTTTCCGCCGCCCTCCTCCTGCGCTTCAGCCTGGGGAAGGAAGAGGCCGCCGCCGCCATCGAGGGGGCCGTCCGCCGCGCCATCGCCGACGGCTACCGCACGGGCGACATCTACAGCCCCGGCACCAAGAAGGTCTCCACCGTGGAGATGGGCCAGGCCATCCTGGAACGAATCTAA